In Nicotiana tabacum cultivar K326 chromosome 11, ASM71507v2, whole genome shotgun sequence, a single window of DNA contains:
- the LOC107780162 gene encoding laccase-12-like, whose amino-acid sequence MEAFNSIANPLSSFFFICILLLLANAAFGKVHYHDFVIQATSVKRLCKTHNTITVNGQFPGPTLEVNNGDTLVVNVVNKARYNVTIHWHGVRQMRTAWADGPEFVTQCPIRPGKSYTYRFTIQGQEGTLWWHAHSSWLRATVYGALIIHPKEGESYPFAKPKRETPIMLGEWWDTNPIDVVRRASRTGAAPNVSDAYTINGQPGDLYKCSSKDTTIVHVDAGETNLLRVINAALNQQLFFTVANHKLTVVGADASYVKPFTTSVLMLGPGQTTDVLIIADQPPAKYYMAARAYASAQGAPFDNTTTTAILEYKAASCSFNCAKTNPVSPSLPAYNDTATATAFTTKFRSPRKVEVPTEIDENLFFTVGLGLNNCPRGARSRNCQGPNGTRFTASMNNVSFVLPSNYSLLQAHHQGIPGVFSTDFPAKPPVKFDYTGNVSRSLWQPIRGTKLYKLKYGARVQVVLQGTSIFTAENHPIHLHGYDFYIIAEGFGNFNQKRDTAKFNLVDPPLRNTASVPVKGWTVIRFVADNPGVWLMHCHLDVHIGWGLGMAFIVENGVSELESLEAPPVDLPVC is encoded by the exons atggAGGCATTCAACAGcattgctaaccctttgagttctttcttctttatatgcATTTTGCTTCTCTTGGCAAATGCAGCATTTGGAAAAGTTCACTACCATGATTTTGTT attcaAGCAACATCAGTGAAGAGGCTGTGCAAAACTCACAACACCATAACGGTGAACGGACAATTCCCTGGACCAACATTGGAAGTAAACAACGGGGACACTCTAGTTGTCAACGTTGTCAATAAAGCTCGATATAATGTCACAATTCACTG GCATGGAGTAAGGCAAATGAGAACAGCATGGGCAGATGGACCAGAATTTGTCACTCAGTGTCCAATTAGACCAGGAAAGAGTTACACTTACCGGTTTACAATTCAAGGACAGGAAGGAACTCTTTGGTGGCACGCTCACAGCTCGTGGCTCAGGGCTACGGTTTATGGAGCTCTAATTATCCATCCAAAAGAAGGCGAATCCTATCCATTTGCTAAGCCCAAAAGAGAAACACCAATTATGCTTG GTGAGTGGTGGGATACAAACCCGATTGATGTTGTAAGACGAGCATCAAGAACAGGAGCAGCTCCTAATGTATCTGATGCTTACACCATCAATGGCCAACCAGGTGATCTCTACAAGTGCTCAAGTAAAG ATACCACCATAGTGCATGTGGACGCTGGTGAAACGAACCTCCTTCGAGTTATCAATGCTGCACTCAATCAGCAACTTTTCTTTACTGTGGCCAACCATAAGCTTACTGTTGTTGGAGCAGATGCCTCTTATGTTAAACCCTTCACTACATCAGTCCTTATGCTCGGACCAGGCCAGACAACTGATGTCCTAATCATCGCCGATCAGCCACCAGCCAAATACTACATGGCAGCACGTGCCTATGCAAGCGCTCAAGGTGCACCCTTTGATAATACCACAACCACAGCCATCCTAGAGTACAAGGCAGCTTCTTGTTCTTTCAATTGTGCCAAGACCAATCCAGTTTCCCCATCTTTACCGGCATATAATGACACGGCCACTGCTACAGCCTTCACAACCAAATTCAGAAGCCCAAGAAAGGTCGAGGTGCCCACTGAAATTGACGAAAATCTATTCTTCACAGTCGGGCTAGGACTCAACAACTGCCCAAGAGGTGCTCGCTCCAGAAACTGTCAAGGTCCAAATGGAACTCGATTCACTGCCAGTATGAACAATGTATCTTTTGTACTACCATCCAACTATTCCCTGCTACAAGCACATCACCAAGGCATACCTGGTGTTTTCTCAACTGATTTCCCAGCAAAACCACCTGTAAAATTTGATTATACTGGCAATGTAAGCCGATCACTATGGCAACCTATTCGAGGAACGAAGCTGTACAAGCTGAAATATGGGGCAAGAGTGCAAGTTGTGTTACAGGGGACAAGTATCTTCACAGCTGAAAACCACCCAATTCATCTCCACGGATACGACTTTTACATCATTGCAGAGGGTTTCGGCAACTTTAATCAAAAAAGAGATACAGCTAAATTCAACCTTGTTGATCCACCTCTTAGAAATACGGCCAGTGTACCCGTCAAAGGATGGACAGTCATCAGATTTGTTGCAGACAATCCAG GAGTGTGGCTAATGCATTGTCACTTGGATGTTCACATTGGCTGGGGTTTGGGCATGGCGTTCATCGTCGAAAATGGAGTTAGTGAATTGGAATCATTGGAAGCTCCTCCAGTAGATCTTCCTGTCTGTTGA